From Anaerohalosphaera lusitana, one genomic window encodes:
- a CDS encoding efflux RND transporter permease subunit, with translation MHHKIVRFSLHYRFFIVLAIIGIAALGIYHYKKLPVDAFPDISPVMVPVFAEAHGMAPEEVERLITFPIESAMNGLPDVKQIKSTSAFGMAVIYVYFEDDTDIYFARQIVSERLNEALSQLPEMHEPPTLGPISTGLGQVFIYYLAMDEDTDTEGKDPSTYLRELNDWVVKYQLQTVPGVTDILSIGGHVLQYQIRVDPHALNKFDVGLEDIVAAVNKNNENAGGQFLVLGNEEYLVRGIGLVQDLEHIRNIHVKVTDGTPVKVEDVANVQYGKEIRRGVVSRNGRQEVVSGIVMKLYGTNTSNVIDRLYEKIPEVQDALPDGVELVPYYEQADLVDQATWTVKKALLQGAVLVIAVLFIFLGNLRSAFIVSLALPLCAFISIILMRLTGISANLMSLGGIAIGIGMLGDGAIVMVENIFRHLNTNAGNTLVKKTDIIYEAAREVAKPIIFSILIIITVFLPIFSLEDVEGKMFSPMAFTLSFAMFGSLIIAIVAAPALCTYLLKARKHKEFILVRFLKKLYKPLLSVVIDHRFIVLVLVILAFASSLLLVPHLGTEFIPTLEEGSILVGVTMAPATSLEKGKEIIQTLERKVMKFDAVEEVISRIGRPEAGSHPHPVNYAEVHIELKPKDQWENYSNKKELIAGLNESLSTYPGIQLNFTQPIQNAFDELLSGIKAQVAIKLFGEDLDILQARATEIRNSIDNIPGLVDLAVEQSLGQPQVQVIADRAACERYGINVSDILELVELAIGGEVVDNIYLNTRRFGIHVRYQEPYRSDPATIENLLVHGQDGKLIPLKEVAEVKEVVGPIQVNREKNQRRWIVQGNVRGRDLGSVVADIKDRIDGRIDLPAGYFVEYGGQFENQQRAMARLSIIVPIVLVLIFLLLYLTFGSIKEALLIIINVPLALIGGIVGLYLMKEYLSVPAAVGFIALFGIAVQNGVVLVSYINQLRQQGSDTKEAIISGALQRLRPVLMTAMTTVLGLLPLLLSDGIGSEVQRPLASVVVFGLSSATILTLFVIPAFYPWFAMKLEVESE, from the coding sequence ATGCACCATAAAATAGTAAGATTTTCATTACACTATCGTTTTTTCATAGTACTCGCGATAATCGGCATCGCTGCGCTGGGGATATATCATTACAAAAAGCTGCCGGTAGATGCCTTTCCGGATATCTCGCCGGTGATGGTTCCGGTGTTTGCGGAGGCCCACGGGATGGCGCCCGAGGAAGTGGAACGGCTTATTACCTTCCCCATCGAGTCCGCCATGAACGGTCTGCCCGATGTCAAGCAGATAAAGTCAACGTCAGCGTTCGGCATGGCGGTGATATACGTATATTTCGAGGATGATACGGACATTTACTTTGCGCGTCAGATAGTGTCCGAACGTCTGAACGAAGCACTTTCGCAACTGCCTGAAATGCATGAACCGCCGACGCTGGGGCCCATTTCTACCGGACTGGGGCAGGTGTTCATTTATTATCTTGCAATGGACGAAGACACAGACACTGAAGGCAAGGACCCCAGCACCTACCTGCGTGAACTGAATGACTGGGTCGTAAAGTATCAGCTTCAGACGGTGCCCGGTGTTACGGACATTCTTTCCATCGGCGGGCACGTTTTACAGTATCAGATACGGGTGGATCCACATGCGCTCAATAAGTTCGATGTGGGGCTGGAGGATATTGTCGCCGCGGTTAATAAGAATAATGAGAATGCGGGCGGGCAGTTCCTTGTGCTCGGAAACGAAGAATACCTGGTACGCGGTATCGGTCTGGTGCAGGACCTCGAGCACATTCGCAATATCCACGTCAAGGTCACGGACGGCACTCCCGTCAAGGTTGAAGACGTTGCGAACGTCCAGTATGGCAAAGAGATCCGCCGAGGGGTCGTATCCCGTAACGGCAGGCAGGAAGTCGTCTCGGGCATCGTCATGAAGCTCTACGGCACGAATACCTCTAATGTGATCGACCGCCTGTACGAAAAGATTCCTGAGGTGCAGGACGCCCTGCCGGATGGCGTTGAGCTTGTTCCGTACTACGAACAGGCCGACTTAGTTGATCAAGCCACATGGACCGTTAAAAAGGCGCTTCTGCAGGGAGCCGTCCTGGTGATCGCCGTGCTGTTCATCTTCCTGGGCAATCTCCGCTCGGCATTCATCGTTTCGCTCGCCCTGCCGTTATGCGCGTTCATCTCGATCATCCTGATGCGATTGACGGGCATATCCGCGAACCTGATGTCCCTCGGCGGTATCGCGATCGGAATCGGTATGCTCGGTGACGGCGCGATCGTTATGGTCGAAAACATTTTTCGGCATCTCAATACGAATGCGGGCAATACACTCGTTAAAAAGACAGACATTATATATGAGGCCGCCCGTGAGGTAGCCAAACCAATCATCTTTTCCATACTGATCATCATCACCGTCTTCCTGCCGATCTTCAGTCTTGAAGACGTCGAGGGCAAGATGTTCTCGCCGATGGCGTTCACACTTTCGTTCGCGATGTTCGGCTCGTTGATAATCGCCATCGTCGCCGCCCCGGCACTGTGCACCTATCTGCTCAAAGCCAGGAAGCACAAAGAGTTCATACTCGTGAGATTTCTGAAAAAGCTCTACAAGCCGCTGCTCAGCGTAGTGATCGATCACAGATTCATTGTGCTGGTTCTGGTGATCCTTGCGTTCGCTTCGAGTCTGCTGCTCGTTCCTCATCTGGGTACGGAATTCATACCTACACTTGAGGAAGGTTCGATCCTTGTGGGGGTAACAATGGCGCCGGCCACTTCGCTCGAAAAGGGAAAGGAGATCATTCAGACGCTCGAAAGAAAGGTCATGAAGTTTGACGCAGTCGAAGAGGTCATCTCGCGTATAGGCAGGCCGGAGGCGGGCAGCCATCCGCATCCGGTCAATTATGCCGAGGTACACATCGAACTGAAACCAAAGGATCAGTGGGAAAATTACAGCAACAAAAAAGAGTTGATCGCGGGCCTCAACGAATCTCTCTCGACCTATCCGGGTATACAGCTCAATTTCACGCAGCCGATCCAGAACGCCTTTGACGAGCTGCTTTCGGGTATCAAGGCCCAGGTCGCCATTAAGCTGTTCGGCGAGGACCTTGATATCCTGCAGGCCAGAGCTACGGAGATACGCAACTCCATCGATAACATACCGGGACTTGTGGATCTGGCCGTCGAACAGAGCCTCGGTCAGCCGCAGGTGCAGGTCATAGCCGACAGAGCGGCGTGCGAACGTTACGGCATCAATGTCAGCGACATTCTAGAGCTCGTCGAACTGGCTATTGGCGGTGAAGTGGTGGACAACATATATCTCAACACCCGCCGATTCGGCATCCATGTTCGATACCAGGAACCCTACCGCTCGGATCCGGCGACCATCGAGAATCTGCTGGTGCATGGTCAGGACGGCAAATTAATACCGCTGAAGGAAGTGGCGGAGGTGAAGGAAGTGGTTGGGCCGATCCAGGTCAACCGCGAAAAGAATCAGCGGCGATGGATCGTGCAGGGCAATGTCCGCGGACGAGACCTGGGCAGCGTGGTCGCCGACATCAAGGATCGCATCGACGGGCGGATAGATCTGCCCGCGGGTTACTTTGTCGAATACGGCGGTCAGTTCGAGAATCAGCAGCGAGCGATGGCACGGTTGTCCATCATTGTACCCATAGTACTCGTATTGATCTTTTTGCTGCTGTATCTGACATTCGGCTCGATCAAGGAAGCACTGCTGATCATTATTAATGTGCCGCTTGCGCTCATCGGGGGCATCGTCGGGCTGTATCTGATGAAAGAATACCTCTCCGTTCCAGCCGCTGTGGGGTTCATAGCACTGTTCGGCATTGCAGTTCAGAACGGCGTGGTGCTGGTAAGCTATATCAACCAGCTCAGACAGCAAGGCAGCGACACCAAAGAGGCGATCATCTCCGGCGCACTCCAGCGTCTGAGGCCCGTTCTGATGACTGCGATGACAACCGTTTTGGGGCTGCTTCCGCTTCTGCTGTCGGACGGCATAGGCTCGGAAGTACAGAGACCCCTCGCATCAGTGGTAGTGTTCGGCCTGAGCTCAGCGACCATACTGACGCTGTTCGTGATCCCGGCGTTTTACCCGTGGTTCGCGATGAAACTCGAAGTTGAAAGTGAATAA
- a CDS encoding efflux RND transporter periplasmic adaptor subunit: MKTRNIITVITVLILVAGIGYIAATNFKTMGGEMPGHTDSVSEHQDHAEADHSTHEGHGDHEGHDEHTENIEQEPDDHADHDEHDEGHADHDDHAEESEDSHADHDEAQVVELTDEQIEEIGLVTDVAGPGTIRKTIALPGEIRVNQDRMAHIVPRVPGAAIKVNKSLGDSVKEGEVIAVIDSSELADAKAAFLAAVERLEMARLTFEREEKLWKDKVSAEQDYLAAKQALSEARIERRAARQKLQAIGFGDQYIQNLPEEPDQQLTRYEIKAPFDGTIIQKHIVLGELLDTSSPVYIVADLSSVWVDLQVYPKDLASVEPGSRVTVSAPAAISNQTGTIDYVGPILGADSRTALARVVLSNESGKLRPGLYVTGTVTVKDQEVPIIVPKNAVQRLHEQKCVFIKDEHGFEPAFVKTGLESRTHVQIVSGLSPGQTYVTQGAFTLKSKIITSTLDSHAGHGH, encoded by the coding sequence ATGAAGACCAGAAACATAATCACAGTTATAACAGTTTTGATCCTTGTTGCAGGTATAGGTTACATCGCGGCAACCAACTTCAAAACAATGGGCGGCGAAATGCCGGGTCATACAGATTCAGTCAGCGAGCATCAAGATCATGCGGAAGCTGACCACTCAACCCATGAAGGCCATGGTGACCATGAAGGCCACGATGAGCATACAGAAAATATCGAGCAAGAACCCGATGACCACGCAGACCATGATGAACATGACGAGGGGCATGCGGATCACGACGATCACGCTGAAGAGAGCGAAGACTCACATGCCGACCATGATGAAGCCCAGGTCGTTGAGCTCACCGATGAACAGATCGAAGAGATCGGTCTTGTAACAGATGTCGCGGGTCCAGGCACCATCAGGAAAACGATCGCCCTTCCCGGTGAGATCCGAGTGAACCAGGACCGGATGGCCCATATTGTTCCCCGTGTACCGGGTGCTGCAATCAAGGTAAACAAGAGCCTCGGCGACTCCGTAAAAGAAGGCGAGGTCATCGCAGTGATCGACAGCAGCGAGCTGGCTGATGCCAAAGCAGCATTTCTTGCGGCTGTCGAAAGACTCGAAATGGCCAGGCTGACATTCGAACGTGAAGAAAAGCTCTGGAAGGACAAAGTCTCCGCTGAGCAGGATTATCTTGCAGCAAAGCAGGCACTCTCCGAAGCCCGGATCGAAAGACGGGCCGCGCGGCAAAAGCTTCAGGCCATCGGTTTTGGCGATCAATATATCCAGAACCTGCCTGAGGAGCCCGATCAGCAGCTCACACGATATGAAATAAAGGCTCCGTTCGACGGTACCATCATTCAAAAACACATAGTACTGGGCGAACTGCTCGATACCTCTTCGCCGGTCTATATAGTCGCGGACCTGAGCTCGGTGTGGGTTGACCTGCAGGTTTATCCAAAGGATCTCGCCTCAGTCGAGCCCGGGAGCAGGGTTACCGTTTCCGCGCCGGCTGCGATATCTAATCAGACAGGTACTATCGACTACGTCGGACCGATACTGGGGGCCGATTCGAGAACCGCGCTTGCTCGTGTTGTGCTGTCGAATGAGTCCGGCAAGCTGAGACCGGGCCTTTACGTCACGGGCACGGTCACTGTTAAAGATCAGGAAGTTCCAATTATAGTCCCAAAGAACGCTGTACAAAGGCTTCATGAGCAAAAATGCGTCTTTATCAAGGACGAGCATGGTTTTGAACCGGCATTCGTGAAGACGGGACTGGAGAGCAGAACGCATGTTCAGATAGTCTCGGGCCTGTCACCCGGACAGACCTACGTAACCCAGGGCGCGTTTACTCTCAAGTCAAAGATCATCACGTCAACTCTCGACAGCCACGCCGGCCACGGTCACTAA
- a CDS encoding TolC family protein, translating into MRNFFICNMLAAVFAAGCMGQTAPNDPVAAGRTVKDACKNINIDSAVSFEEPRGELTLARALGLTLVQNPELKSFSLEVRAAQARQLQAGLTPNPELEIEVEEVGGTGESSGFDAAETVIVLSQVIELADKAQKRSDVAAFDKKIAASEYRNKKLELFSDTTSAFIAVLRAQEKLELTRELLNLSKASYDAVRKRVAAGRDTQIESDRAAIELENLKRELGQAERRLESARSRLAHFWGQPKATFSTALGDLEEITELPALEALEKQLPETPEYARWKQMVNKSRAQLKLEKARAVPNIAIGAGMQRFNETDDNAFLFGVSIPLPLSDRNQGSIKEAVYNLGRTRYQQTAAQIELHNELIQAYQELANAHAQVISLRDEILPRAERMFQTSQKAYNAGKIDYLNVLDAQRTLFDVRSEWLESLAEYHLAKTEIARLTGTETSSENLSDSEE; encoded by the coding sequence ATGCGCAATTTTTTCATTTGCAACATGCTGGCTGCTGTTTTTGCAGCAGGATGTATGGGGCAGACCGCTCCAAATGACCCAGTCGCAGCGGGCCGGACCGTCAAGGATGCCTGCAAGAACATTAACATTGACTCGGCTGTATCGTTCGAGGAGCCGAGAGGTGAATTGACACTGGCCCGTGCTCTGGGTTTGACACTCGTACAAAATCCGGAGCTGAAATCATTTTCGCTGGAGGTGAGGGCAGCACAGGCTCGCCAGCTTCAGGCAGGTCTTACGCCTAATCCAGAACTCGAGATCGAAGTCGAAGAGGTCGGAGGTACGGGTGAGAGCAGCGGATTCGACGCTGCTGAAACAGTGATCGTCCTCAGCCAGGTAATCGAGCTGGCGGATAAGGCGCAGAAAAGAAGCGATGTCGCAGCCTTTGACAAAAAGATCGCTGCGAGCGAGTACCGGAACAAAAAACTGGAACTTTTCAGCGACACCACCAGTGCTTTCATTGCCGTCCTTCGGGCCCAGGAGAAACTCGAACTCACCCGGGAGCTGCTGAACCTGTCAAAGGCGTCGTATGACGCGGTAAGAAAGCGGGTCGCAGCGGGCAGGGATACACAGATCGAAAGCGATCGTGCAGCGATCGAGCTGGAAAACCTCAAAAGGGAGCTGGGCCAGGCTGAACGCAGGCTCGAATCTGCACGGAGCCGACTGGCCCATTTCTGGGGACAGCCAAAGGCAACGTTCAGTACAGCTTTGGGCGATCTGGAAGAGATCACCGAGCTGCCCGCACTCGAAGCTCTCGAAAAACAACTGCCCGAAACGCCTGAGTACGCACGATGGAAGCAGATGGTCAATAAAAGCCGGGCCCAGTTGAAACTGGAAAAGGCCCGCGCAGTACCGAACATCGCGATCGGAGCGGGTATGCAGCGGTTCAACGAGACCGATGACAATGCGTTTTTGTTCGGCGTTTCGATCCCGCTGCCTTTGTCGGACCGCAATCAGGGATCGATCAAAGAAGCCGTTTACAATCTGGGCCGAACCAGATACCAGCAAACGGCGGCCCAGATCGAATTGCATAATGAGTTGATCCAAGCCTACCAGGAACTTGCAAATGCCCATGCCCAGGTGATCTCCCTTCGTGACGAGATACTGCCCCGGGCCGAGCGCATGTTCCAGACATCACAGAAAGCATACAATGCGGGTAAAATTGACTACCTGAATGTGCTCGATGCTCAACGCACTCTGTTTGATGTAAGGAGCGAGTGGCTTGAGAGCCTTGCAGAGTATCACCTGGCTAAAACCGAAATAGCCCGTCTCACCGGAACGGAAACAAGTTCTGAAAATCTTAGTGACAGCGAGGAATAA
- a CDS encoding LacI family DNA-binding transcriptional regulator has protein sequence MSNATANLSDVAKRAGVSKSTVSRVLNNKLGNGFSVKEEVRSRVIDAAKQLNYRPNLIAQSLTKSKTRMISILGGSHALSELGNIYQTVVNNATAVLDESGEGFDVTIDMSSHSKTDSELPAWRVDGVIVLASCSETTMQELESSGIPYVVVNGPAGENGASVVPDDVCGMVEAINHLAEFGHKKIAYAGPVGKVLQGHSSLQDRFSTYLSEMSRLGLEPIFGKGDVCASADKFLESVVIARGATAAVAYGHMGGLNLMQAAHAHGISVPERLSLICFCDEYANRIMSPRLTFIDLRTRDMGRIAAELLLEKIKSPKQELNRLVKLEEKLVLRESTAAPAST, from the coding sequence ATGTCGAATGCAACTGCAAATCTAAGCGACGTGGCAAAGCGTGCGGGCGTAAGCAAGTCCACAGTAAGCCGCGTGCTCAACAATAAGCTGGGCAACGGTTTTTCCGTCAAAGAGGAGGTGCGCAGCCGCGTGATAGATGCTGCCAAACAGCTCAACTATCGACCCAACCTGATCGCACAGAGTCTCACGAAAAGTAAGACACGAATGATCAGCATATTGGGCGGTTCACACGCTCTCAGCGAGCTCGGTAACATTTATCAGACCGTGGTCAACAATGCTACGGCGGTTCTCGATGAGTCGGGTGAAGGTTTTGACGTCACTATAGATATGTCCTCTCACAGCAAAACTGATTCCGAGCTGCCTGCCTGGCGTGTTGATGGTGTGATAGTACTTGCAAGCTGCAGCGAAACCACGATGCAGGAGCTTGAGTCTTCGGGCATACCCTACGTCGTCGTGAACGGCCCTGCCGGTGAGAACGGTGCGTCTGTGGTACCTGACGATGTCTGCGGCATGGTGGAGGCGATAAATCACCTTGCCGAATTCGGTCACAAAAAGATCGCATACGCGGGTCCTGTCGGGAAGGTTCTGCAGGGACACAGCAGTCTCCAGGATCGCTTCTCAACATACTTGTCTGAAATGTCCCGGCTGGGCCTTGAGCCCATTTTCGGTAAAGGCGACGTCTGCGCCTCGGCCGATAAGTTTCTAGAATCAGTTGTCATTGCACGCGGAGCAACTGCAGCGGTCGCTTACGGACATATGGGCGGGCTGAATCTGATGCAGGCGGCCCACGCACACGGAATAAGCGTCCCTGAACGTCTGAGCCTTATCTGCTTTTGTGACGAATACGCTAACAGGATCATGAGCCCTCGTCTGACATTCATAGATCTGCGAACGCGTGATATGGGCAGAATCGCTGCTGAGCTTCTGCTGGAGAAGATAAAAAGCCCTAAGCAGGAACTGAATAGATTAGTAAAGCTTGAAGAGAAGCTCGTTCTGCGTGAATCCACCGCAGCGCCAGCATCCACTTAA
- a CDS encoding MFS transporter, translating into MSQTVHFTTRPEDRISISQKTAYAIGMLVNNTQAAALPAMMIILNLGLGVDVMLVGLIGFIPRIFDAVSDPMVGYISDNVRTRWGRRRPFIFVGALAAGLIFALMWQLPDGYSETFYFWVFMAASILFFLAYTIFATPFVAFGYEMTPDYHERTRLQAFANTVGQLAWLGVPWFYAIMANENLFRDKVHGARTLAIAVGIFIAVLGVVPAIFCREKFASFPKVRARKTFSQEMVDFFKGIAVTFKCKPFVKLCAATFLVFNGFQLGISFSLYIMIFYLFNGDDGNAGKLNGWFGMLTSLCTLGVIPLTAWISTKIGKRSTFLITISLSIVGYALKWFGYNPEHPYWLLFAAPLVAFGTGSLFTLMGSMIADVCDYDELKTKQRREGVFGAIYWWMVKVGMALAGLLTGILLKVSGFDETLGNAQSQETLLMLRVFDIGIPLATSLIAIFIIATYDITENRAHQIRLELESRRGKVGENSGELKQAAD; encoded by the coding sequence ATGAGTCAGACAGTTCACTTTACTACACGCCCTGAGGATCGCATTTCGATTTCTCAAAAAACCGCTTACGCGATCGGTATGCTTGTTAACAATACGCAAGCCGCCGCATTGCCCGCTATGATGATCATTCTCAATCTGGGGCTGGGCGTGGATGTGATGCTTGTCGGGCTGATCGGCTTTATTCCGCGTATTTTCGATGCGGTTTCCGATCCTATGGTCGGATACATCTCGGATAATGTAAGGACACGGTGGGGCAGACGAAGACCCTTCATTTTTGTGGGCGCTCTTGCAGCGGGATTGATATTCGCTTTGATGTGGCAGCTTCCCGACGGTTACAGCGAGACTTTCTATTTCTGGGTATTCATGGCGGCCTCGATCCTGTTTTTCCTTGCCTATACCATTTTTGCAACTCCTTTCGTGGCTTTCGGATATGAAATGACCCCGGATTATCATGAGCGCACCAGACTGCAGGCTTTCGCAAACACAGTAGGGCAGCTTGCCTGGCTTGGCGTGCCGTGGTTCTATGCAATTATGGCAAATGAAAACCTCTTCAGGGATAAGGTCCACGGAGCGAGGACACTGGCGATCGCGGTTGGTATTTTTATCGCGGTTCTTGGTGTCGTGCCGGCGATTTTCTGCCGAGAAAAATTCGCTTCTTTTCCGAAGGTGCGGGCAAGAAAAACATTTAGTCAGGAGATGGTTGATTTCTTCAAGGGCATCGCTGTTACATTCAAGTGCAAGCCGTTCGTTAAATTATGCGCAGCAACTTTTCTTGTTTTCAACGGCTTTCAGTTGGGCATATCTTTTTCACTGTACATAATGATTTTTTATCTTTTCAACGGTGATGACGGAAACGCGGGCAAACTGAACGGCTGGTTCGGCATGCTCACATCTCTTTGTACACTGGGCGTAATTCCACTAACGGCATGGATATCAACCAAGATCGGTAAACGAAGCACGTTCCTCATAACCATATCACTGTCGATAGTTGGCTACGCACTTAAATGGTTCGGATACAATCCGGAGCATCCCTACTGGCTCTTGTTCGCTGCGCCGCTGGTGGCCTTTGGAACCGGTTCGCTGTTTACACTCATGGGGTCGATGATCGCGGATGTATGTGATTATGACGAACTGAAAACAAAACAGCGGCGGGAAGGCGTCTTCGGGGCGATCTACTGGTGGATGGTCAAGGTTGGAATGGCGCTCGCCGGCCTGCTTACAGGCATACTGTTAAAGGTTTCAGGTTTTGACGAGACTCTGGGCAACGCACAATCGCAAGAAACGCTGCTGATGCTCAGAGTGTTCGACATTGGCATACCTCTGGCGACTTCGCTTATCGCAATATTCATTATCGCCACTTATGACATAACGGAAAATAGGGCACATCAAATACGGCTGGAGCTGGAGAGCAGAAGAGGCAAGGTCGGAGAAAATTCGGGTGAGCTCAAGCAGGCCGCCGACTGA
- a CDS encoding prepilin-type N-terminal cleavage/methylation domain-containing protein, translating to MKKNAGFTLIELLIVIAIIALLLAIMLPALGKVKQKAQSVVCRNHLKTLGLGNSLYAGSYDSSYVPAVDASVPDEPTWNTSQSFRELVGVEDDEGLEQWVMPDEYLCPTDKHFRNDAFWASTNLSVNRISYGYNMTDWGRDSHDPYNLSGNIAAGDFRGLKEKDVRRPSNKLMFIDAGDIWVRKEGGDYKQYWDVYGHDTDRYKTEAGMWWATYYRHSEGANIVFFDGHVEHMDKEDVFNYTDAGSRDYRVNDRLWFVNPMNKGY from the coding sequence ATGAAGAAAAATGCAGGGTTCACCCTTATCGAACTGCTTATCGTGATTGCGATCATCGCATTGCTGCTGGCGATAATGCTGCCGGCCCTTGGCAAGGTCAAACAGAAGGCCCAGTCTGTGGTTTGCCGAAATCACCTCAAGACACTCGGCCTGGGCAACTCCCTTTACGCGGGCAGCTATGACAGCTCATACGTCCCGGCGGTAGATGCCTCGGTCCCAGATGAACCGACCTGGAACACGAGTCAGAGCTTCAGGGAGCTGGTCGGTGTAGAAGATGACGAGGGACTGGAGCAATGGGTAATGCCCGATGAATATCTTTGTCCGACGGACAAGCATTTTCGCAACGATGCGTTCTGGGCTTCGACTAACCTGAGTGTCAACCGGATAAGCTACGGATACAACATGACCGATTGGGGGCGGGATTCTCACGATCCATACAATCTTTCCGGCAACATTGCAGCGGGTGACTTTCGCGGGCTGAAGGAAAAGGACGTACGCAGGCCTTCCAATAAGCTCATGTTCATCGATGCCGGGGATATCTGGGTGAGGAAAGAAGGCGGTGACTACAAACAATACTGGGATGTCTATGGGCATGACACCGACCGCTACAAAACCGAAGCCGGGATGTGGTGGGCGACTTATTATCGGCACAGCGAAGGTGCGAACATCGTTTTTTTTGACGGCCACGTTGAGCACATGGATAAAGAAGACGTATTTAATTACACCGACGCAGGAAGCCGTGATTACAGGGTCAACGACAGGCTCTGGTTTGTCAACCCCATGAACAAGGGATACTGA
- a CDS encoding type II secretion system protein translates to MNNKKAFTLIELLVVISIIALLLSIMMPALGMVKEKARGVVCRSNLKQWGLCYMLYAQNNDDRFARASWENSNNTWMAVLRDYYADIDEIRTCPTAHKATQGNPPQWGSAENAWRMNPGEFWMEDDDWGVGSYGENAFIRVQDPPGGSISYGGSSGKFWKSPNAKGASNVPMLMDARWQNLKPENNHAAPDTDGVLTMNWQYADVAAMRRHGDGINVVFLDQSINPVDAEDLWDLRWNREYKPRGRIELPQKLDDGLGR, encoded by the coding sequence GTGAATAACAAAAAAGCTTTCACCCTAATAGAGCTTCTGGTAGTCATTTCCATTATTGCGTTGCTTCTGTCGATCATGATGCCGGCGCTGGGCATGGTCAAGGAAAAGGCAAGAGGCGTCGTCTGCCGGTCAAACCTCAAGCAATGGGGCCTGTGCTACATGCTTTACGCCCAGAACAACGATGACAGATTTGCACGAGCATCGTGGGAGAACAGCAATAATACATGGATGGCCGTTCTGCGGGACTATTATGCGGATATTGACGAGATCCGTACCTGCCCTACCGCCCACAAAGCAACGCAGGGAAATCCGCCTCAATGGGGCTCGGCCGAAAACGCCTGGCGAATGAATCCGGGTGAGTTCTGGATGGAAGACGACGATTGGGGCGTGGGCAGCTATGGTGAGAATGCATTCATTCGAGTGCAGGATCCGCCAGGCGGTTCAATCTCATACGGCGGAAGTTCGGGCAAATTCTGGAAAAGTCCCAACGCCAAAGGCGCCTCGAATGTGCCAATGTTGATGGATGCCAGGTGGCAAAATCTTAAGCCCGAAAACAATCATGCAGCGCCTGATACTGACGGAGTGCTGACTATGAACTGGCAGTATGCTGACGTGGCTGCAATGCGGCGTCATGGCGACGGGATTAACGTGGTTTTCCTCGATCAGTCGATCAATCCTGTCGATGCTGAGGACCTATGGGACCTGAGATGGAACAGAGAATACAAACCAAGAGGACGGATCGAACTGCCTCAAAAGCTGGACGACGGACTGGGCCGATAG
- a CDS encoding PEP-CTERM sorting domain-containing protein, producing the protein MKKILALCLLVAVCGSVQANLLPNASFEDWGTDVNGWDMPNGGYGLWTEDWGGLGSTGICTGDAQDGSVSFKLEETSWSAGALTYGLGQLGTTNGLGWYHVGGFVKASGTTPVDATIGIDIFAPDWSAFWWGGGADVVAALNSTEGQAGEWVYVGFDFEVTDPTANYNFRVKTDNGSFLVDNVQLVPEPASMALLGLGSLLALRRRK; encoded by the coding sequence ATGAAGAAAATTTTAGCTTTGTGTCTGCTGGTTGCGGTTTGCGGTTCTGTACAGGCAAACCTGCTGCCCAACGCCAGTTTTGAAGACTGGGGAACAGATGTTAATGGCTGGGACATGCCAAACGGCGGTTACGGTCTCTGGACCGAGGACTGGGGTGGTCTCGGCAGCACGGGTATATGTACCGGCGATGCCCAAGACGGCTCGGTAAGTTTCAAACTCGAAGAGACAAGCTGGAGTGCTGGCGCCTTGACGTACGGTCTGGGACAGCTCGGAACCACTAACGGCCTGGGTTGGTACCATGTCGGTGGTTTTGTTAAGGCAAGTGGCACTACTCCCGTTGACGCAACGATAGGTATAGACATCTTCGCACCAGACTGGAGCGCATTCTGGTGGGGCGGCGGCGCTGACGTAGTTGCGGCCCTGAACAGCACGGAAGGTCAGGCAGGCGAATGGGTCTATGTAGGTTTTGATTTTGAAGTTACAGATCCTACCGCAAACTACAATTTCCGCGTCAAGACAGACAACGGTTCGTTCCTGGTGGACAACGTGCAGCTCGTTCCCGAGCCGGCATCGATGGCACTGCTTGGTCTGGGCAGTCTCCTTGCACTGCGTCGCAGGAAGTAA